ACCACCGAATACTCGATGCGCACCGGTATGGAAGCTGTCTACACGTTGCTCGGCGTGGACCGCGGCGTGCCTGAAGTGTGGGGCAGCGTCTATGACGTGCGCAACCTGCTCAACGCCACCGTCAAATTGCGTGACGGTGCACCGGTCACCGATATGAAGCTCAACTTCATTGAAAAGGCCGTGGTCAAGAAGGTGCTCAAGAAACTCGACGGCACCGATATTGCCACCCTGCTACGCGAATACCACGTAATCTGACATCTATCTGGCTCCCCTCAAGGTGAGGGGAGCTGGCACGCGAAGCGTGACTGAGGGGAGTTGAACGTGGAATGAATTGTCGCGACACGCCAGTGAACATCTGATTTCGTTACGTGAGCCTATAAAAAGCCGGCGTATCCTGATGGTAACGGCGTGATTCAAGTTGATTTCGACACGCCGATAGAACGCCGTCGTTGCAACGATTCTGGCGTGCCTTTTCATGCCCGATTTGCGTGTGTTCGTGTGTTCGTGTAAGTTATTCACCTGTTGCCGCTCAGCGCGGCGGGTTCCTTCCTCTGGTTGGTTTTCCGTCTTGCTGGTGTGGTGGTGGTTTGAGAACTCAAGAGCGTGTTTGTACTACTTCTTTATAGTCAATGATTGCCAGTTCATTTCTCGCCTGATCGCCTGTCGTGGTGGTTGGGTACCCGGGAGGGTTTGATGAGGGGTGAGGTTTTTTGAGGGCGTCCTTCCTTAAGGACGTGCTCGTCAATTTTTGTTTTGAGAGTCATCTGTCGATGTCTCTTCGCATTTTTTTGTGGAGGGTTCGATTCTGGCTCAGGATGAACGCTGGCGGCGTGCTTAACACATGCAAGTCGAACGGGATCCATCGGGCTTTGCTTGGTGGTGAGAGTGGCGAACGGGTGAGTAATGCGTGACCGACCTGCCCCATACACCGGAATAGCTCCTGGAAACGGGTGGTAATGCCGGATGTTCCAGTTGATCGCATGGTCTTCTGGGAAAGCTTTCGCGGTATGGGATGGGGTCGCGTCCTATCAGCTTGACGGCGGGGTAACGGCCCACCGTGGCTTCGACGGGTAGCCGGCCTGAGAGGGCGACCGGCCACATTGGGACTGAGATACGGCCCAGACTCCTACGGGAGGCAGCAGTGGGGAATATTGCACAATGGGCGCAAGCCTGATGCAGCGACGCCGCGTGAGGGATGGAGGCCTTCGGGTTGTAAACCTCTTTTATCGGGGAGCAAGCGTGAGTGAGTTTACCCGTTGAATAAGCACCGGCTAACTACGTGCCAGCAGCCGCGGTAATACGTAGGGTGCAAGCGTTATCCGGAATTATTGGGCGTAAAGGGCTCGTAGGCGGTTCGTCGCGTCCGGTGTGAAAGTCCATCGCTTAACGGTGGATCCGCGCCGGGTACGGGCGGGCTTGAGTGCGGTAGGGGAGACTGGAATTCCCGGTGTAACGGTGGAATGTGTAGATATCGGGAAGAACACCAATGGCGAAGGCAGGTCTCTGGGCCGTTACTGACGCTGAGGAGCGAAAGCGTGGGGAGCGAACAGGATTAGATACCCTGGTAGTCCACGCCGTAAACGGTGGATGCTGGATGTGGGGCCCGTTCCACGGGTTCCGTGTCGGAGCTAACGCGTTAAGCATCCCGCCTGGGGAGTACGGCCGCAAGGCTAAAACTCAAAGAAATTGACGGGGGCCCGCACAAGCGGCGGAGCATGCGGATTAATTCGATGCAACGCGAAGAACCTTACCTGGGCTTGACATGTTCCCGACGATCCCAGAGATGGGGTTTCCCTTCGGGGCGGGTTCACAGGTGGTGCATGGTCGTCGTCAGCTCGTGTCGTGAGATGTTGGGTTAAGTCCCGCAACGAGCGCAACCCTCGCCCCGTGTTGCCAGCGGATTGTGCCGGGAACTCACGGGGGACCGCCGGGGTTAACTCGGAGGAAGGTGGGGATGACGTCAGATCATCATGCCCCTTACGTCCAGGGCTTCACGCATGCTACAATGGCCGGTACAACGGGATGCGACGCGGCGACGCGGAGCGGATCCCTGAAAACCGGTCTCAGTTCGGATCGCAGTCTGCAACTCGACTGCGTGAAGGCGGAGTCGCTAGTAATCGCGAATCAGCAACGTCGCGGTGAATGCGTTCCCGGGCCTTGTACACACCGCCCGTCAAGTCATGAAAGTGGGCAGCACCCGAAGCCGGTGGCCTAACCCCTTGTGGGATGGAGCCGTCTAAGGTGAGGCTCGTGATTGGGACTAAGTCGTAACAAGGTAGCCGTACCGGAAGGTGCGGCTGGATCACCTCCTTTCTACGGAGAATACAGGATGCCGTTCGGCGTCCGGTGCGGACCCTCCCGCGCGATGGTCGCGTGTGGACGGGTTGCTGGTGTGGAAGAGATCATGGGCTTTCGGTTCGTCCGTCGTGGGATGTTCCGCGGGGGTGGTGCGGATGCGCTTTTGGGCTCCCGGATCGCCACCCCAGGCTTTTGCCTGGCGCGATTCGATGCCCGTCGTGCCTGCGGGCCGGCCGTGTGCCGGTCTGGTTGGCGTGGCGGTGCGTGGTGGCTTGAGAACTGGATAGTGGACGCGAGCAAAACAATGGTTTTGAATCTTTGTTTTGCTGTTGATTTCGAATCGAACTCTATTGTTCGTTTCGATCGTTTTGTGATCATTTTTAGTGTGATGATTTGTCGTCTGGGAATTTGCTAGAGGAATCTTGCGGCCATGCACCTTCATGGTGTGTGTTGCTTGCAAGGGCGTATGGTGGATGCCTTGGCAGACAGGACCGATGAAGGACGTTTGAGGCTGCGATAAGCCTCGGGGAGCCGCCTACAGGGCTTTGATCCGAGGATTTCCGAATGGGGGAACCCACCGGCCGTCATGGGTCGGTACCGGCTTCGGCCGGGGGGTACGCAGGGAAGTGAAACATCTCAGTACCTGCAGGAAAGGATATTCCGTGAGTAGTGGCGAGCGAAAGCGGATGATGGCCAAACCTTGCGCGTGTGATACCCGTCGGGGGTTGCGTGTGGGGTGTTGCGGGATCGCGTGTGCCGGCTCCGACGGGCCGGCCGGCAGTTGTAGAAAACCATGTGTCAGGGGAACCGGGTTGAATACCGGGCCGCAGAGGGTGAGGGCCCCGTACCTGAACGCGCATGGTCTGCCGATCGCGTCTCCCAAGTAGCACGGGTCCCGTGGAACCCCGTGCGAATCCGCCCGGACCGTCGGGTAAGCCTGAATATTCCTGTCTGACCGATAGCGAACGAGTACCGTGAGGGAAAGGTGAAAAGTACCCCGGGAGGGGAGTGAAACAGTCTCTGAAACCGTGCGCCTACAATCCGTCGGAGCCTCTTTGTGGGGTGACGGCGTGCCTATCGAAAAATGAGTCTGCGAGTCAGTGGCATGTGGCGAGCATAACCCGTGTGGGGTATGCGTAGCGAAGGCGAGTCTTAAAAGGCGTTTAAAGTCGCGTGTCCTGGACCCGAAGCGGGATGATCTAGCCCTGAGCAGGTTGAAGCGCGGGTAAGACCGTGTGGAGGACCGAACCCACCTGGGTTGAAAACCGGGGGGATGACTTGGGGTTAGGGGTGAAAGGCCAATCAAATTCCGTGATAGCTGGTTCTCTCCGAAATGCATTTGGGTGCAGCGTCGGGTCATTGCGTCCCGGGGGTAGAGCTACTGGATGCTTGCGGGCCCGTATCGGGTACCAACAGCAACCAAACTCCGAATACCGGTGACGTGTATCCCGGCAGTGAGTCGGCGGGGGATAAGCTTCGTCGTCGAAAGGGAAACAGCCCAGACCGTCGTCTAAGGTCCCGAAGCGTGTGCTAAGTGGGAAAGGATGTGGAGTCGCATAGACAGCCAGGAGGTTGGCTCAGAAGCAGCCATCCTTGAAAGAGTGCGTAACAGCTCACTGGTCTAGTGGTTCCGCGCCGACAATGTAGCGGGGCTCAAGCACACCACCGAAGACGCGGCAGTATTTTGTACTGGGTAGGAGAGCGTCCCATGAGGGGCGAAGCGGCCGTGTGAACGCGCCGTGGACTTCATGGGAGTGAGAATGCAGACATGAGTAGCGAAAGACGGGTGAAGATCCCGTCCGCTGGATGACCAAGGGTTCCAGGGCCACGTTCATCGTCCCTGGGTGAGTCGGGTCCTAAGGCGAGGCCGACAGGCGTAGTCGAATGGATGAACGGGTCGATATTCCCGTACCGGCTTTCAGCCGCCAGAACCGAGGCTTGGAGTACTAACCTCCGGGTCCGGGCTTGCTTCCCCTTCGGGGGTGGGATGCCTGGGCCTGTTGGGACCGATCCTTGTAGTAGGTCAGCGCAGGAGTGACGCAGAAGGGTAGCCGGCCGCGGAGGTGGTTTTCCGTGGTCAAGCACGCAGCCCGTCCCGTAGGCAAATCCGCGGGGCGTGTGGGCGAGGTGCGATGGTGGGGGCCTTGTGGCCCGATATCCGGTGATCCCGGCTGCCGAGAAAAGCTTCGGCGTGAGGCTCGAAGCCGCCCGTACCCCAAACCGACACTGGTGGTCAGGTAGAGAATACCAAAGCGATCGAGCGAATCCTGGTCAAGGAACTCGGCAAATCACTCCCGTTCCTTCGGTTTAAGGGAGACCCCCGATGGTGAGCCGCCTCGCGCGGGGAGCTTTTGGGGGTGGCACAGACCAGGGGGTAGCGACTGTTTACCAAAAACACAGGTGCATGCGAAGGCGCAAGCCGCTGTATATGCACTGACGCCTGCCCGGTGCCGGAAGGTTAAGAGGATCCGTCAGCCTTCGGGTGAAGCGGTGAATTCAAGCCCCGGTAAACGGCGGTGGTAACTATAACCATCCTAAGGTAGCGAAATTCCTTGTCGGGTAAGTTCCGACCTGCACGAATGGCGTAACGACTTCCCCACTGTCTCGACCAGGAGCTCGGCGAAATTGCAGTACGAGTAAAGATGCTCGTTAAGCGCAGAAGGACGAAAAGACCCCGGGACCTTTACTATACCTTGGTATTGGCATTCGGTGTGGATTGTGTAGCATAGGCGGGAGGCCGAGAGGCATGGTCGCCAGATCGTGCGGAGCCGCAAGGTGAAATACCGCTCTGTTCGCATTGGATGTCTAACCTCGAACAGTGATCCTGTTCAGGGACAGTGCCTGGCGGGTAGTTTAACTGGGGCGGTTGCCTCCCAAAGAGTAACGGAGGCGCCCAAAGGTCCGCTCAGCCCGGTTGGCAATCGGGTGGCGAGTGCAAGTGCACAAGCGGGCTTGACTGCGAGGACGACGGTCCGAGCAGGGACGAAAGTCGGGACTAGTGATCCGGTGCCGGTGTACGGACGCGGCATCGCTCAACGGATAAAAGGTACCCCGGGGATAACAGGCTGATCATTCCCAAGAGTCCATATCGACGGGATGGTTTGGCACCTCGATGTCGGCTCGTCGCATCCTGGGGCTGGAGCAGGTCCCAAGGGTTCGGCTGTTCGCCGATTAAAGCGGCACGCGAGCTGGGTTCAGAACGTCGTGAGACAGTTTGGTCTCTATCCTCTGCGCTCGTTGGAATGTTGAGGAGGCCTGCCCATAGTACGAGAGGACCTGGGTGGACGAACCTCTGGTATGCCGGTTGTCACGCCAGTGGCACGGCCGGTTGGCTACGTTCGGAAGGGATAACCGCTGAAAGCATCTAAGCGGGAAGCCTGCTCCAAGATAAGCATTCCGTGCAGCCTCGGGCTGCTGTAGTCCCCATGCAGAACACGTGGTCGATAGGCCGGACGTGGAAGCCCCGCGAGGGGTGGAGCCGACCGGTACTAACGGACGAAAGGCAACACTATTATTCCCCTGATTCGTTCGGGGACCGCATCATCCTCCTGCAAACCATCCCGTATGGCAATGAGCACGGGATGAACACAAGACGAAACATCAACGAATTCGCGTCCCCTGTCCGGTTCCCGGGCCGCCACAGGCCGGCAGACCTTGGTGTCTGACCGTATAAGAGAAGATTTGCGGCGGTCATGGCCCAGGTGAGACGCCCGGTCCCATTCCGAACCCGGAAGCTAAGGCCTGGCACGGCGATGGTACTGCACCCGACAGGGTGTGGGAGAGTAGCACGCCGCCGCACCACACGTACAGGAAGCCCCGATACCTTGAAGGTACCGGGGCTTCCCGCATATCCGAAACCAACAAGACAAGACACCGACAAGATATAGGCTCTCGCAACTAGGGTGCGGCCGAATCGTAAGCATATAGAAGAGGGAACCCTCAAGTGACGGAGAGTTCCCTCTTTGCGTATCTGGACCTATAAAGGTCTAGAAATTGAAATTGTCAGGATCGGCACCGTTGCGCTTGCCGGTGTTGATGGCGGAAATGGCGGTCATATCATCGACTGTTAGGTTGAAGTCGAAGACCTCGAAGTTCTGCTTGATACGCTCGGCATGGGTGGACTTGGGCAGCACGACGATGCCGCGCTGGATGTGCCAGCGAATCACCACTTGGGCAGGTGACTTGCCGTACTTGGCACCGATCTCGGCCAATACTGGGTTGCTCAGCAGGTTGCCGCCGGTACCGCCGAGCGGACTCCAAGCCTCGGTTGCGATGCCCTTGGCACGCAGCTGGCCAATGAGCTCTTGATTGGTGAATTGTGGGGAAGACTCAATCTGGTCTACGGCAGGCACCATATCGCTGTGGGTCAGCAGCTCATCAATATGATGCTTTTGGAAGTTACTGACGCCAATGGCCTTGGCACGGCCAGAGGCATAAATCTCCTGCAAGTCATCCCAGGCCTGCTGCCAGCCGTCTGCCGGCCAGTGAATCAGATACAGATCCACATAATCCACGCCCAAGCGGTCGAGGCTTTCTTGGAATGCATCCTTGCCGTGGCGTGCGCGAATATCGTCATTCCACAGCTTGGTGGTCAAGAAGAAATCGCTGCGCGGCACACCAGCACGGCGAATACCTTCACCTACTGAGGCTTCGTTGCGGTAAATCATTGCGGTATCGATATGACGGTAGCCATTCTCCAGAGCCGTCTGCACCGCGTTCACTGTAGTATCACCATCCGGTGTCTGGAATACGCCCAAGCCCACCTGCGGGATGACAGTGCCGTTGTTCAGCATAATTGTCGATTGAATTGCCATAATGCCTCACTATTCGTAGTGTTCATTCAATTTCCTATTTTAGAAACAAGACGATGCAATGAGCCGCGTTTCGCGGGCAAAGAATTGCGTAATGATGGCGTGATTCTCGTTCATTAGGTCATTATTGCATTCATTAGGTCAATGGGTCCAGGGTCTTCGGCATCAGAACCCAGTCATTACGCCATTCCTGAAGAGCCGTCTTACGGCATACCGACCTAATGAACGTGAAATCGACCTAATGAATGCAACGAGTAAGCGGCTACGATAATAACCAGTACAATCACAACCCAGATTGAAGGGGAGAGCACGTGGCAGAGGAATATGTGGCTGCATTCGATGCAGGGACCACGGCGTTGAAGGGTGCCTTGGTTGATAGGCAAGGCCGTATCGTAGCCAGTGCGAGTAGTGAGCTTAACCTTATTATCAACGGCGACTATCGGGAACAGAGCCCCGATCAATGGTGGCAAGCTTTCTGCTCGGCCTCCAGGCACATGATTGAGCAGGCGCGGCAATCCGAGTCAGAATTCAATGTGACTCGCATTCGTGGCATCATTTTCAGCGGTCAGATGCAGGATGTTATTGCTTTGAACGGCGAGCTCAATCCCGTCCGCAATGCCATTCTGTATTCGGATGGCCGAGCCGAGGAACAGGCCAAGCAACTCGCCAAGACATATCAGGGTGGAGTAGAACGTTTCCTGAACACCGTTGGTAACCGGCTCGAAGGCTGCTTGCCGTTGCCCAAGTTGATGTGGCTGCGTGAACACGAGCCGGAAACGTACGCGCGCATTCGTCATGTATTGATCAGTTCCAAGGACTACTTGATCGCCCAATTGACCGGCGAATGCGTGGGCGATGTGGCGGCTTGTTCCACAGCCGGTGCCATGAATATCCGTAATGGCCAATGGGATGCCGAATTGTGCGAGGCCGCAGGAATCGACATGGCCATGTTGCCACACCTGCACAATCCGCAAGACAACATTGGCACAGTGACGGAATCCGCTGCACAACGCACCGGTTTCTCCGCCGGAACTGCGGTATACGCGGGCATTGGCGATGCGGGTGCCACCACGCTGGCCAGCGGTGTCAGCCGCCCTGGTCAATACAACATCAATATCGGCACCTCAGGTTGGATCGCCACCGTTTCGCCCGAACCGTTCACCGGCAAACCCGGTGCTGCGAATCTGGCATTTGGTGTGGAAGAAGTCTTCGTGAATGCCGTGCCATTCCTCAACGCCGGTGACGTGCATAAATGGGTTACCGGCGTATTCGCTGATGGCGATTACGCGGAAGCACATCAGCTTATCGAAACATCCAAACCCGGCTCCAACGGTGTGATGTGCCTGCCATATCTGGTGGGGGAGCGGTTCCCCGTGATGAACCCGAATATTCGCGGGGCCTATGTAGGCCTCGATCCAGACACCACCAAGGCAGACATGATGCGTGCCGCGCTTGAGGGCGTGGCCTTCTCCATTCGTCAAGGTATGGAAAGTTCTGACGCCAAACCCAGCGAGATTTCCCTGATTGGCGGCGGAGCCAGAGAAAATGCGTGGTGCCAGATTCTGGCCGATGTGTTGGAGCATCCCATCGAAGTGTTCGCCAATGCCGATATTCTGCCAGCAGTGGCGATGGCCTCGTTGGTGTTCAATGCACCAGACCTGCTGCAATCCGTATGTGAACGCACCGTATATCAGCCGAATCCTGACACCGCACGCACATATGCCGACGCATACCGGCGATTCCTGAGCCTCTACCCGATGCTGCGAACGATGGATTAGGAACTGAGCATCATGAGGCAATCAGCGAATTTGGTCCGCAAACATATAGCGGTCACCGGACTGGTGCAAGGCGTGGGATTCCGTTATTTTACGGTGACTCAGGCACGTCGACTTGGTGTACAGGGCTGGGTGCGCAATTGCCGCGATGGCTCGGTTGAGCTGGAAGCACAAGGCAGTAGCGACGCAGTGCAAGCCTTGGTTGAGCAATTAGCCATTGGTCCGCGATGGTCCGAAGTGAGTCACGTCGCCGTACATGACATGCCGATTATCGATGAGACCGCTCGGGCATTTGGCGTGCGTCAATAACCTGCATCACGAATCCACATCACGCACGATAATCTCACGATACGGGTGAACATGGGCGTTCCTCGCCGCTTAGGCCCCTCACGTTGGTACGATGGGGCTTTATGAGTGAGAACATCATGCGAATCATTGACCTGCGTGGTCAGCACCTGTCCCGTGCCGAACTGCTCGCCGCGATGCCGCGCGCCGCAATGGGCACTTCCGAAGCCACCGATCTGGTGCGTCCGATTCTGGACGATGTCAAGGAACGCGGTGCCGCGGCCCTGCGCGACTTCGAGGAGAAGTTCGATCACGTGCGTCCCAAGAACCTGCGCGTGCCGGTCGAGGCGATCAAGGACGCCCTGACCACGCTCGACCCCGAAGTGCGCGCTGCCATCGAGGAATCGGTACGCCGCGCCCGCGCCGTGGCCGCCAACCAGGTGCCGAAGGACTTCTACACCGACCTCGCCGAAGGTGCCCGCGTGGCCGAACGCTGGATTCCGATTCAGCGCGTCGGCCTGTATGTGCCCGGCGGCAAGGCCGTCTACCCGAGCTCCGTCATCATGAACGCTGTGCCGGCCCAGGCCGCCGGCGTCGAATCGCTGGCCATCGCCACCCCGCCCGCCCGCGACAATGAGGAAGGCCTGCCGAACAAGACCATCCTCGCCACCTGCGCCATCCTCGGTGTTGACGAGGTATACGCGGTCGGCGGCGCTCAGGCCATCGCCATGTTCGCATACGGCGCCAAGGGCAGCGAGCCACAGGACGGCGACATCCTGTGCGATCCGGTTGACAAGATCACCGGCCCGGGCAACATCTTCGTGGCCACCGCCAAGTCGCTGGTCTCCGCATTCGTGGGCATCGACGCGGTCGCCGGCCCCACCGAAATCGGCATCATCGCCGATGCAACCGCCAACCCGAGTCTGCTGGCCGCCGACCTCATCGGCCAGGCCGAGCATGATGAGCTCGCCGGTTCCGTGCTGTTCACCGACTCCACCGAGATTGCCGACAAGGTGCAGGAGAACCTCAAGTACCGCGTGCCGCGTACCGAGCACGCCGAGCGTGTCCACACGTCACTGTCCGGCACCCAGTCTGCCATCGTGCTGACCGACGGTCTCGACCAGTCCATCGACGCGGCCAACGCCTACGCCGCCGAACACCTTGAGATTCAGACCAAGGATGCCGATGCTGTCGTCAAGCGCATCAAGAACGCCGGTGCCATCTTCCGCGGCCCGTACTCCCCGGTGCCGCTGGGCGACTACATGTCCGGCTCCAACCACGTGCTGCCCACCGGCGGCACCGCCCGCTTCGCCGCCGGCCTCGGCGTGCACACCTTCATGAAGCCGGTCGAAGTCATCGAATACGACGAGGAAGGCCTGAAGGCACTCGCCGCCCGCATCAACGCCTTTGCGGTGTCCGAGGATCTGCCCGCCCACGGCGAGTGCGTGCTCTCCCGCTTCGTCAAGGATCCGTATGACAAGGCCACCCTGCGCGAGCAGGAGAAGGGAGCCGGTCTGCGATGAGCTCGATTCCCGCAAACCTGCCGTTGCGCAACGACCTGATCGGTGAGGAGCCGTACGGCGCTCCCCAGCTGGACGTGCCGGTGTGCCTGAACGTCAACGAGAACCCGTATGCGCCGGACCCGGCCGTATGCGACACCATCGCCAAGCGTGTGCGTGAAATCGCCCCCACACTCAACCGATACCCGGACCGTGAGCACATCGAATTGCGTCAGGCATTCTCCGATTACCTGGCCCGCGAATCCGGTACCCGTCTGGACGTGGACGAGCTGTGGGGCGCGAACGGCTCCAACGAGATCATGCTCCAGCTGTTCCAGGCTTTCGGCGGCCCGGGCCGCACCGCACTCGGTGCCGACCCGACGTACTCCATGTACCCGGAGTACGCCCGCGACACCTTCACCGGTTGGAAGCTCGCCCACCGCAACGCCGACTTCACGCTGAACGTCGACAAGGTGCTTGAGGCCATCGCCGAGGTCAAGCCCTCGATGGTGCTGCTCACCAGACCAAACAACCCGACTGGCACCCCGTTGCCGATGGAGGATATCGAGTGTATTCTCGCCGCCTGCGAAACCGCTGAAGTGGCCGGCGCGGGCGAGGGCGTGCACCCGATTCTCGTCATCGACGAAGCGTACGTGGAATTCCGCAAGCCAGGCACCCCGAGCGCCGTGAGCCTGATCAAGGACCACCCGAACTTGGCCGTCAGCCGCACCATGAGCAAGGCCTTTGCCTTCGCCGGAGCGCGAGTCGGCTACCTAGCCGCATCCAAGGGCATCATCGACTGCGTGCGCATCGTACGCATGCCGTACCACCTGTCCGCCGTGACCCAGGCCGCCGCACTGGCTGCCTTCGAACACACCGATGAACAGCTGAGCCGTGTCGAGCACCTGCGCGAAACCCGCGAGGCCACCGCCGCATGGCTCAAGGAACAGACCTACAAGGACCAGCCGCTTGAAGTGGCCGAATCCGGCTCGAACTTCCTTCTGTTCGGTGGGCACTTCGACAAGCGCGAAGCCATCTTCGACGAGCTCCTGAAGCGCGGCGTACTCATCCGCGTGGTCGGACCGGACGGTTGGCTGCGCGTGTGCATGGGCACCGACGAGGAGATGGAGACCTTCCGTAA
The window above is part of the Bifidobacterium longum subsp. infantis ATCC 15697 = JCM 1222 = DSM 20088 genome. Proteins encoded here:
- a CDS encoding aldo/keto reductase — translated: MAIQSTIMLNNGTVIPQVGLGVFQTPDGDTTVNAVQTALENGYRHIDTAMIYRNEASVGEGIRRAGVPRSDFFLTTKLWNDDIRARHGKDAFQESLDRLGVDYVDLYLIHWPADGWQQAWDDLQEIYASGRAKAIGVSNFQKHHIDELLTHSDMVPAVDQIESSPQFTNQELIGQLRAKGIATEAWSPLGGTGGNLLSNPVLAEIGAKYGKSPAQVVIRWHIQRGIVVLPKSTHAERIKQNFEVFDFNLTVDDMTAISAINTGKRNGADPDNFNF
- a CDS encoding xylulokinase; its protein translation is MAEEYVAAFDAGTTALKGALVDRQGRIVASASSELNLIINGDYREQSPDQWWQAFCSASRHMIEQARQSESEFNVTRIRGIIFSGQMQDVIALNGELNPVRNAILYSDGRAEEQAKQLAKTYQGGVERFLNTVGNRLEGCLPLPKLMWLREHEPETYARIRHVLISSKDYLIAQLTGECVGDVAACSTAGAMNIRNGQWDAELCEAAGIDMAMLPHLHNPQDNIGTVTESAAQRTGFSAGTAVYAGIGDAGATTLASGVSRPGQYNINIGTSGWIATVSPEPFTGKPGAANLAFGVEEVFVNAVPFLNAGDVHKWVTGVFADGDYAEAHQLIETSKPGSNGVMCLPYLVGERFPVMNPNIRGAYVGLDPDTTKADMMRAALEGVAFSIRQGMESSDAKPSEISLIGGGARENAWCQILADVLEHPIEVFANADILPAVAMASLVFNAPDLLQSVCERTVYQPNPDTARTYADAYRRFLSLYPMLRTMD
- a CDS encoding acylphosphatase, whose protein sequence is MRQSANLVRKHIAVTGLVQGVGFRYFTVTQARRLGVQGWVRNCRDGSVELEAQGSSDAVQALVEQLAIGPRWSEVSHVAVHDMPIIDETARAFGVRQ
- the hisD gene encoding histidinol dehydrogenase → MSENIMRIIDLRGQHLSRAELLAAMPRAAMGTSEATDLVRPILDDVKERGAAALRDFEEKFDHVRPKNLRVPVEAIKDALTTLDPEVRAAIEESVRRARAVAANQVPKDFYTDLAEGARVAERWIPIQRVGLYVPGGKAVYPSSVIMNAVPAQAAGVESLAIATPPARDNEEGLPNKTILATCAILGVDEVYAVGGAQAIAMFAYGAKGSEPQDGDILCDPVDKITGPGNIFVATAKSLVSAFVGIDAVAGPTEIGIIADATANPSLLAADLIGQAEHDELAGSVLFTDSTEIADKVQENLKYRVPRTEHAERVHTSLSGTQSAIVLTDGLDQSIDAANAYAAEHLEIQTKDADAVVKRIKNAGAIFRGPYSPVPLGDYMSGSNHVLPTGGTARFAAGLGVHTFMKPVEVIEYDEEGLKALAARINAFAVSEDLPAHGECVLSRFVKDPYDKATLREQEKGAGLR
- a CDS encoding histidinol-phosphate transaminase, which produces MSSIPANLPLRNDLIGEEPYGAPQLDVPVCLNVNENPYAPDPAVCDTIAKRVREIAPTLNRYPDREHIELRQAFSDYLARESGTRLDVDELWGANGSNEIMLQLFQAFGGPGRTALGADPTYSMYPEYARDTFTGWKLAHRNADFTLNVDKVLEAIAEVKPSMVLLTRPNNPTGTPLPMEDIECILAACETAEVAGAGEGVHPILVIDEAYVEFRKPGTPSAVSLIKDHPNLAVSRTMSKAFAFAGARVGYLAASKGIIDCVRIVRMPYHLSAVTQAAALAAFEHTDEQLSRVEHLRETREATAAWLKEQTYKDQPLEVAESGSNFLLFGGHFDKREAIFDELLKRGVLIRVVGPDGWLRVCMGTDEEMETFRNALVEVLRIVEAA